A single region of the Changchengzhania lutea genome encodes:
- a CDS encoding DNA polymerase III subunit gamma/tau, whose product MEHFVVSARKYRPQTFKDVVGQQAITNTLLNAIENNHLAQALLFTGPRGVGKTTCARILAKMINSDGTESADEDFAFNIFELDAASNNSVDDIRSLTDQVRIPPQVGNYKVYIIDEVHMLSQSAFNAFLKTLEEPPKHCIFILATTEKHKIIPTILSRCQIFDFKRITVKDAKAYLKYIAGEQGVTAEDDALHIIAQKADGAMRDALSIFDRVVSFSGKSLTRQAVTENLNVLDYETYFSSTDLILENKIPDLLLQFNKTLSKGFDGHHFIAGLASHFRDLLVCKSPETIELLEVGEQTQEKYLEQSIKASQEFLLQGIQLANDCDLKYKTSKNQRLLVELCLMQLASITFDGEKKNSKHYIIPPSYFKNKGITPIPITRPKSSVPETALREDNEPLDSSSNTNLPIKEEAVKEHIASLQVKEPPKIVLKKDVKRASGLSLSSIRAKKEHQIRQMDVVVDEENLPKEPFAEDDLIKYWNLFIETTQKEGKHNLASILSMDVPKVKGTAVHLEFPNATNKVELERQQYDLLTFLRKSLNNFDIHLSIAINEELDKKYVYTDMEKFKKLEEKNPALETLRKTFDLDI is encoded by the coding sequence ATGGAACATTTTGTAGTATCGGCTCGAAAATATAGACCTCAAACATTTAAGGATGTTGTGGGGCAGCAGGCTATTACAAATACCTTATTAAATGCTATTGAAAACAACCATTTGGCTCAAGCGCTCCTGTTTACAGGGCCTCGTGGTGTGGGTAAAACAACCTGTGCTCGTATTCTTGCTAAAATGATCAATAGCGATGGTACTGAAAGTGCCGACGAAGATTTTGCTTTTAATATTTTTGAACTGGATGCCGCTTCAAATAACTCGGTTGATGATATTCGAAGTTTAACCGATCAAGTCCGTATTCCCCCACAGGTTGGTAATTACAAAGTTTATATTATAGATGAGGTACATATGCTGTCTCAATCCGCCTTTAATGCCTTCTTAAAAACATTAGAGGAGCCACCTAAACATTGTATTTTTATTCTAGCAACTACTGAGAAACATAAAATTATTCCGACTATTTTATCGCGTTGTCAAATTTTCGACTTTAAGCGAATTACGGTCAAAGACGCCAAAGCGTATTTAAAATATATTGCAGGAGAACAAGGTGTAACTGCCGAAGATGATGCACTTCATATTATTGCACAAAAGGCAGATGGCGCTATGCGAGATGCACTATCCATTTTTGATCGTGTCGTCAGTTTTTCGGGTAAAAGCTTAACGCGTCAGGCGGTGACAGAAAACTTAAATGTGCTGGATTACGAAACGTATTTTTCGAGTACCGATTTAATTTTAGAGAATAAAATACCAGATTTACTCCTTCAGTTTAACAAAACGCTTTCAAAAGGATTTGATGGTCATCATTTTATTGCAGGTCTCGCCTCGCATTTCAGGGATTTACTGGTGTGTAAATCACCAGAGACCATTGAACTTTTAGAGGTTGGTGAACAAACCCAAGAAAAATATTTAGAACAGTCCATAAAAGCCTCACAGGAATTTCTGCTTCAAGGCATCCAACTGGCAAACGATTGTGATCTCAAATATAAAACCAGCAAAAACCAACGCTTACTTGTTGAGTTATGTTTAATGCAGCTTGCCTCTATCACTTTTGATGGAGAAAAAAAAAATAGCAAACATTACATAATTCCACCCTCCTATTTTAAAAATAAAGGCATTACGCCTATTCCTATCACACGGCCTAAATCATCAGTTCCTGAAACTGCCCTAAGGGAAGATAACGAACCTTTGGATTCTAGTTCTAACACCAATCTGCCAATAAAGGAAGAAGCCGTTAAAGAACATATTGCCTCATTGCAGGTTAAGGAACCACCAAAGATTGTATTAAAAAAGGATGTAAAACGTGCGTCTGGATTGTCTTTAAGCAGTATTAGAGCTAAAAAGGAACATCAAATCAGGCAAATGGATGTGGTCGTTGATGAAGAAAATCTACCCAAGGAGCCATTTGCAGAAGACGATTTAATTAAATATTGGAATCTTTTTATTGAAACTACCCAAAAGGAAGGCAAACATAATTTAGCGTCTATTCTGTCGATGGATGTACCAAAAGTTAAAGGGACTGCAGTGCATTTAGAGTTTCCAAATGCCACCAATAAAGTAGAATTAGAGCGTCAGCAATATGATTTATTAACGTTCTTAAGGAAGTCTCTTAATAATTTTGATATTCATTTATCAATAGCAATTAACGAAGAACTAGATAAGAAATACGTTTACACGGATATGGAAAAGTTTAAAAAACTTGAAGAAAAAAATCCAGCGCTTGAGACTTTAAGGAAAACTTTCGATTTAGACATATAA
- the miaE gene encoding tRNA-(ms[2]io[6]A)-hydroxylase, with amino-acid sequence MLGLILPTDPRWVNIVEKNIEEILTDHAFCEQKAASTAISLIVSFPEYSDLVQEMTALVKEEISHFKMVHDKIIERGWTLGRDRKDDYVSQLVTFFPKGGSRTTQLVHRLLYAALIEARSCERFRLLSEALKEKELAEFYNKLMISEANHYTMFLGFARKYGDKKEVDAKWQELLQYEAEIISKLGKSEAIHG; translated from the coding sequence ATGCTAGGATTAATATTACCAACCGATCCCCGATGGGTAAACATCGTCGAAAAAAATATTGAAGAGATCTTAACAGATCATGCGTTTTGCGAGCAGAAGGCTGCAAGCACCGCAATATCTTTAATAGTGAGTTTTCCTGAATATAGTGACTTGGTCCAAGAAATGACCGCTTTGGTTAAGGAGGAAATCAGCCATTTTAAAATGGTACATGATAAAATTATTGAAAGGGGCTGGACACTTGGTCGCGATCGAAAAGATGACTATGTGTCCCAATTGGTTACATTTTTCCCTAAAGGCGGTAGCAGAACCACACAGTTGGTGCACCGCTTACTTTATGCGGCTTTAATTGAAGCGCGAAGCTGCGAACGTTTTAGACTGCTTTCTGAAGCATTGAAAGAAAAAGAACTCGCCGAATTTTATAATAAACTAATGATTAGTGAAGCCAATCATTACACCATGTTTTTAGGATTCGCTCGAAAATATGGCGATAAGAAAGAGGTGGATGCTAAATGGCAAGAACTTCTACAATACGAGGCCGAAATTATTTCTAAGTTAGGCAAAAGTGAGGCCATACACGGTTAG
- a CDS encoding porin family protein, producing the protein MKKILLVLLMLTCSYHGFSQDMKYGIRSGYNISNLDFDATPIMANKHRNSFYIGFFTNIGLTKTMALVPEIQFSAEGANAEALHLDYIQAPILLRFRLSEKFHVAAGPQIGLKVHKYEDGIRNMAYSAVGGLEYKLTYSLFLDARYTYGLSNIFDDKLGIDAKNTNIQIGIGYKF; encoded by the coding sequence ATGAAAAAGATTCTACTTGTTCTTTTAATGTTGACCTGCTCATACCACGGTTTTTCACAAGACATGAAGTATGGTATTCGATCAGGGTATAATATTTCAAATTTAGACTTTGACGCGACGCCAATTATGGCAAACAAACACAGAAATAGTTTTTATATTGGTTTTTTTACGAATATTGGTCTAACAAAAACTATGGCTTTAGTGCCAGAAATACAATTTTCAGCCGAAGGTGCCAATGCCGAAGCCTTGCATTTAGATTATATACAAGCACCCATTCTACTAAGATTCAGATTAAGCGAAAAATTTCATGTGGCTGCTGGTCCGCAAATTGGTTTAAAAGTCCATAAATATGAAGATGGGATTCGGAATATGGCATATTCTGCCGTGGGTGGTTTAGAATATAAACTCACATACTCTTTATTTTTAGACGCACGATACACCTATGGTCTATCAAATATTTTTGATGATAAACTAGGTATTGATGCAAAAAATACAAATATCCAAATAGGAATCGGTTATAAATTCTAA
- a CDS encoding iron-containing alcohol dehydrogenase family protein, giving the protein MSYKNFPMVPRVIFGRGSFNQLNDILAPKRLSIHAPFIYLIDDVFKNKSWLTSRIKLSYDDKIIYISSKEEPKTSQVDALVEDIILETKERPSGIIGIGGGTLLDLAKAVAIMLTNKGESKDYQGWDLVKNKAIYHVGIPTISGTGSEVSRTTVLTGPEKKLGINSDFTPFDQVILDSELTKDVPKQQWFYTGMDCYIHCIESLNGTYLNTFSETYGNMALQLCKEIFLEDKLSKTEAQEKLMMASWHGGMSIVYSQVGVAHAMSYGLSYLLGTKHGIGNCIVFNHLEAYYPEGVSLFKKMMHKHDIELPKGLCANLNDEQFDTMINIALSLEPLWENALGTHWQDIMTPEKLKALYRKM; this is encoded by the coding sequence ATGAGTTATAAGAACTTTCCAATGGTGCCAAGAGTTATTTTTGGTAGAGGTAGTTTTAATCAATTAAATGATATTTTAGCCCCAAAACGCTTAAGTATTCATGCTCCTTTCATTTATTTAATAGATGATGTATTTAAGAATAAATCTTGGTTAACCTCAAGAATTAAATTGTCTTACGATGACAAAATAATATATATATCCTCTAAAGAAGAACCCAAAACATCTCAGGTAGATGCGCTTGTAGAAGACATTATTTTGGAAACAAAAGAGCGACCTTCTGGAATTATTGGCATAGGAGGTGGTACCCTTCTAGATTTGGCTAAAGCCGTAGCTATAATGCTGACTAATAAAGGTGAATCAAAAGACTATCAAGGCTGGGATTTAGTTAAAAATAAAGCTATTTATCATGTCGGGATTCCAACCATATCGGGGACAGGATCTGAAGTATCTAGAACAACCGTACTAACTGGGCCAGAAAAAAAGCTTGGTATCAATTCTGATTTTACGCCATTTGATCAAGTTATATTAGATTCTGAACTCACAAAAGACGTACCTAAACAACAATGGTTTTATACGGGAATGGATTGCTATATTCATTGTATTGAATCTTTAAACGGCACCTATTTAAATACATTTAGTGAGACTTATGGCAACATGGCGCTACAACTTTGCAAAGAAATTTTTTTAGAAGATAAATTAAGCAAGACAGAGGCACAAGAAAAGCTTATGATGGCATCTTGGCATGGCGGGATGAGCATTGTCTATTCTCAAGTAGGTGTTGCGCATGCTATGAGTTATGGTTTGTCGTACTTATTAGGCACCAAACATGGGATTGGAAACTGTATCGTTTTTAATCATTTAGAAGCGTATTATCCTGAAGGCGTTAGTCTATTTAAGAAGATGATGCATAAGCACGACATTGAATTACCAAAAGGGTTATGTGCTAACTTAAATGATGAACAATTTGATACCATGATAAACATTGCATTAAGTTTAGAACCACTTTGGGAAAATGCACTCGGAACCCATTGGCAGGACATAATGACTCCAGAAAAACTTAAAGCCCTTTACCGGAAGATGTAA
- a CDS encoding RsmD family RNA methyltransferase produces the protein MRIISGLYKSRKIVAPKTLPVRPTTDMAKESLFNILNNTFYFDDITVLDLFSGTGNISYEFASRGTTDIIAVDQDFGCIKFINKTADDFDMPIQTIKSDVFKFLEKSSLKANVIFADPPYSFTVDQFSKIPEFIFKNGMLLDGGILIIEHSKHTSLSHLEHYNISKSYGGNMFSFFKN, from the coding sequence ATGCGAATAATTTCAGGTTTATATAAAAGTAGAAAAATAGTGGCTCCAAAAACCTTGCCAGTGCGTCCCACTACAGATATGGCCAAAGAGTCTCTTTTCAATATTTTAAATAATACCTTTTATTTTGACGATATCACCGTGTTAGACCTTTTCTCAGGAACGGGAAACATTAGTTACGAATTTGCATCACGAGGCACGACAGATATCATAGCGGTGGATCAAGATTTTGGTTGCATTAAGTTTATCAATAAAACTGCAGACGATTTTGATATGCCCATTCAAACCATTAAAAGTGATGTTTTTAAATTTTTAGAGAAATCATCTTTAAAGGCTAACGTCATATTTGCAGACCCACCTTACTCCTTTACTGTAGATCAATTTTCTAAAATTCCAGAATTCATTTTTAAAAATGGGATGTTATTAGATGGTGGGATATTAATTATCGAACATTCAAAACACACCAGTCTTTCCCATTTGGAACATTATAACATTTCAAAAAGTTACGGGGGAAATATGTTTAGTTTTTTTAAAAATTAA
- a CDS encoding DUF4126 domain-containing protein has product MTFETIISICLGIGLSASVGFRVFLPLFALSLASYFNVWELNESWEWIGGTTALITLGVAMLIEVFAYFIPYIDNLLDTISVPLAALAGTAVMLSTVADLSPVITWSLAIIAGGGTAAAIAGSASTTRLASTATTGGLGNPIVSTVETGTAVVMSVVSIFLPVIAVILVVILFVIIYRVYRKFNSNTPENI; this is encoded by the coding sequence ATGACATTTGAAACCATTATTAGTATTTGCCTCGGAATTGGATTGTCTGCGTCTGTTGGGTTTAGGGTTTTTTTACCCTTATTTGCACTCAGTTTAGCGTCCTATTTTAACGTATGGGAACTTAATGAATCTTGGGAGTGGATTGGTGGTACGACTGCACTTATCACATTAGGCGTGGCTATGCTTATTGAGGTTTTTGCCTATTTTATTCCTTATATAGATAATTTGCTGGATACCATTTCGGTACCACTTGCCGCTTTAGCAGGTACAGCAGTAATGCTTTCAACGGTAGCCGATTTGAGCCCAGTAATCACATGGTCGTTGGCTATTATAGCAGGAGGTGGTACAGCGGCGGCAATTGCAGGTTCAGCAAGCACAACGCGATTAGCATCAACGGCGACCACAGGTGGATTGGGTAACCCGATAGTGTCCACGGTTGAAACAGGCACCGCAGTCGTCATGTCAGTCGTTTCAATTTTCCTGCCCGTAATTGCTGTCATTTTAGTAGTTATCCTCTTTGTTATAATTTATAGGGTTTATAGAAAGTTTAATTCCAATACACCTGAAAACATCTGA
- the kdsB gene encoding 3-deoxy-manno-octulosonate cytidylyltransferase — protein sequence MKIISMIPARYSASRFPGKLMQDLGGKTVILRTYEATVNTQLFDDVFVVTDSTIIYDEIVNHGGKAIMSKKDHDCGSDRIAEAVEKMDIDIVINVQGDEPFTDKISLSKLIEVFKEDNEKQIDLASLMVHITDTDEINNPNTVKVIVDQSNFALYFSRSPIPFPREVEADVKYYKHKGVYAFRKEAILDFYNLPMLPLEASEKIECIRYLEYGKRIKMVETDVQGVEIDTPEDLERAKKLWK from the coding sequence ATGAAAATAATTTCAATGATTCCTGCGCGTTATAGCGCGTCCCGTTTCCCTGGAAAGCTGATGCAAGATTTAGGCGGTAAAACGGTGATTTTAAGAACCTATGAAGCGACTGTGAATACGCAACTGTTTGATGACGTATTTGTCGTTACAGATAGTACCATTATATATGACGAGATTGTAAATCATGGTGGTAAAGCCATTATGAGTAAAAAGGATCATGATTGTGGTAGCGACAGAATTGCGGAGGCGGTAGAGAAGATGGATATTGATATTGTCATTAATGTTCAGGGTGATGAGCCGTTCACCGATAAAATCTCGTTATCTAAACTCATTGAGGTTTTTAAAGAGGATAATGAAAAACAAATTGATTTGGCGTCATTGATGGTTCATATTACAGATACCGATGAAATTAACAACCCCAATACCGTAAAGGTTATAGTCGATCAATCAAATTTTGCCTTGTATTTTTCTAGAAGTCCGATACCATTTCCAAGAGAAGTAGAGGCCGATGTTAAATATTACAAACATAAAGGTGTTTATGCCTTTAGAAAAGAAGCCATTTTAGATTTTTATAATTTACCGATGTTGCCATTAGAAGCTTCTGAAAAAATTGAATGCATTCGCTATTTAGAATATGGCAAACGCATTAAAATGGTTGAAACAGATGTCCAAGGTGTAGAAATTGATACGCCAGAAGATTTAGAACGTGCCAAAAAATTATGGAAATAG
- a CDS encoding DUF3822 family protein yields the protein MIPKNNISNNIKNKVLSIQISLSGLSFCILQKDTQTISVLREILFDKGSNPLEVLDYLKQLFETDADLDSDFSDIHIIHDNALSALVPKPLFNEDCLADYLKFNSKILKSDFITYDEISAHDSVNVYIPYVNINNFIFDKFGAFTYKHISTVLMEQIIRLEQNQDDSEKMYAHVDKTHFEIVVIKQSKIQLYNAFQYHSKEDFIYYMLFTAEQLELDPESLELILIGKVEKHDALYNIAYKYIRHIRFGKRSDTYNYQEAPNSNHSNFTLLQNF from the coding sequence ATGATACCAAAGAATAATATTTCAAACAACATAAAAAATAAAGTACTGTCCATTCAAATAAGTTTGAGTGGACTTTCTTTTTGTATCCTGCAGAAAGACACCCAAACTATTTCTGTTTTAAGAGAGATTTTATTTGATAAGGGAAGTAATCCGTTAGAAGTATTAGATTATTTAAAACAGCTTTTTGAAACCGACGCAGACTTAGATAGTGACTTTTCCGATATTCATATTATTCATGATAACGCACTTTCTGCCTTGGTGCCCAAACCGCTTTTTAATGAGGATTGTTTAGCTGATTATTTAAAATTTAATTCCAAAATCCTAAAATCAGACTTCATTACTTATGATGAAATATCGGCGCACGACAGCGTTAATGTTTATATTCCTTATGTAAATATTAATAATTTTATTTTTGATAAGTTTGGTGCGTTCACTTATAAGCATATTTCTACCGTATTAATGGAGCAAATAATACGTCTCGAACAAAATCAGGATGATTCTGAAAAGATGTATGCTCATGTAGATAAAACGCATTTTGAGATTGTTGTTATAAAGCAATCCAAAATTCAACTTTATAACGCCTTTCAATACCATAGTAAAGAAGATTTTATTTATTATATGCTCTTCACGGCAGAACAATTAGAGTTAGACCCCGAAAGCCTAGAGTTAATTCTTATTGGCAAGGTCGAAAAGCATGATGCCCTATATAATATCGCTTACAAGTATATAAGACACATACGCTTTGGAAAGCGCAGTGACACATACAATTATCAAGAAGCACCAAATTCAAATCATTCTAACTTCACCTTATTACAAAATTTTTAA
- a CDS encoding nuclear transport factor 2 family protein: MKKFLLLIIVTALFSACNEQEKRYTQDSSEIDSMKALISDYNAMNYESLVTYYADTSQTRFNNAKMKSTDIPAYHKANDANYSSRGFEDKDQDFEMVVTDKGQTWVNFWATWKGTLAANNKEITIPVHLTAQFINGKIVEDYGYWDPSEVILSLQEIEAEKMNMEAETTQE, from the coding sequence ATGAAAAAATTCCTTTTATTAATAATTGTAACTGCGCTATTTTCAGCATGTAATGAGCAAGAGAAACGATATACTCAGGATTCTTCAGAAATTGATAGTATGAAGGCACTAATAAGTGATTATAATGCCATGAACTATGAATCCTTAGTTACGTATTATGCAGACACTTCGCAGACACGTTTTAACAATGCCAAAATGAAATCAACTGATATTCCAGCATATCATAAAGCCAATGATGCCAATTATTCCAGTAGAGGTTTTGAAGACAAAGATCAAGATTTTGAAATGGTTGTCACAGATAAAGGTCAAACATGGGTCAATTTTTGGGCTACCTGGAAAGGCACTTTAGCTGCAAACAATAAAGAAATAACCATTCCCGTTCATCTCACCGCTCAATTTATTAATGGAAAAATCGTAGAGGACTATGGCTATTGGGATCCTTCGGAAGTCATTTTGTCACTTCAAGAAATAGAAGCTGAAAAAATGAACATGGAAGCAGAAACAACTCAAGAATAA
- a CDS encoding HAD family hydrolase has product MEIDYSQIKVIGFDADDTLWVNETYFRDAEIAFGKLLSEYETINKIDQELFKMEMQNLGIYGYGVKAFMLSMVESAMEISNNNVSIKTIQAILDIGKDMINKPVELLDGVETVLSTLSKKYRLILATKGDLLDQERKLEKSGLTDYFHHIEVLSDKKEKNYSRLLNHLDIKPSEFLMIGNSLKSDVLPLINIKAHAIHVPFHTTWAHEQVTEKETNGKAYKTLSSLKEVLNLIH; this is encoded by the coding sequence ATGGAAATAGATTACAGTCAAATAAAAGTAATTGGTTTTGATGCTGACGATACCCTATGGGTGAACGAAACTTATTTTCGCGATGCGGAAATTGCCTTTGGAAAATTATTATCAGAGTATGAAACCATTAATAAAATAGATCAGGAACTATTTAAAATGGAAATGCAAAATCTAGGCATTTATGGCTATGGTGTTAAAGCCTTTATGTTATCAATGGTAGAAAGTGCCATGGAAATCTCTAATAATAATGTGAGCATCAAAACCATTCAAGCGATATTGGATATTGGTAAAGATATGATTAATAAGCCCGTAGAGTTGCTCGATGGCGTTGAAACGGTGTTGAGCACCTTGTCAAAAAAATACAGGCTTATTTTAGCGACCAAAGGGGATTTATTGGATCAAGAACGTAAATTGGAAAAATCTGGATTAACAGATTATTTTCATCATATAGAAGTGCTAAGTGATAAAAAGGAAAAAAACTATTCAAGGCTTTTGAATCATTTAGACATTAAACCTTCAGAATTTTTAATGATTGGAAATTCCTTAAAATCAGATGTTCTGCCACTTATCAATATTAAAGCACATGCCATTCATGTTCCATTTCATACCACTTGGGCACACGAGCAGGTTACTGAAAAAGAAACCAACGGAAAGGCATACAAAACGCTGAGTTCACTTAAAGAAGTTTTAAATTTAATTCACTAA
- a CDS encoding ATP-dependent DNA helicase — translation MTSSEFYSLIKSGFPFQPTLKQNIVLQQLAAFIFSKSPNDLYLLKGYAGTGKTTIVGTVVTNLWKAKKSAVLMAPTGRAAKVISNYSGKEAFTIHKKIYFPKKEKGGGVKFVLQPNKHKNTIFIVDEASMIPDTPSESKFFDNGSLLDDLMKYVYSGHQCKLLLIGDTAQLPPVKLDLSPALDAHTLSINYNKEVTKMELDEVVRQEQDSGILANATVLREALSNGMHDAFKFDLNDFKDIVRLIDGHDIMDAINDAYSSLGNEETAIIVRSNKRANLYNQQIRNRILFNENELCAGDYLMVVKNNYFWIKPTTEAGFIANGDIIEVLEIFSIQEIYGFRFAEVKVRMVDYPKMSTFETVLLLDTIDAETPSLPYEESNRLYQEVMKDYENETSNYRKFLKVKSNKHFNALQVKFSYAMTCHKSQGGQWDTVFVEQPYLPNGIDKDYLRWLYTAVTRAKEKLYLIGFNDDFFEE, via the coding sequence ATGACGTCATCAGAATTTTATTCGCTTATTAAAAGTGGTTTTCCCTTTCAGCCAACCCTAAAGCAAAACATTGTGCTTCAGCAATTAGCAGCGTTTATTTTCAGTAAATCCCCAAATGATCTGTACCTTTTAAAAGGCTATGCTGGAACAGGAAAAACAACCATTGTGGGTACTGTGGTAACGAACCTTTGGAAAGCTAAAAAAAGTGCTGTTTTAATGGCACCAACAGGAAGAGCAGCAAAAGTGATTTCTAATTATTCTGGAAAAGAGGCCTTCACAATCCATAAAAAAATATATTTCCCTAAAAAAGAAAAGGGTGGTGGTGTAAAATTCGTTTTACAGCCCAATAAACATAAAAATACCATTTTTATAGTGGATGAGGCTTCCATGATTCCGGATACTCCCAGTGAATCAAAATTTTTTGATAATGGGTCTTTGTTAGATGATTTAATGAAATACGTGTATTCTGGTCATCAGTGTAAACTGTTACTCATTGGTGACACTGCACAGCTGCCACCAGTAAAGTTAGATTTAAGTCCCGCCTTGGATGCACACACCCTCAGCATCAACTATAATAAAGAGGTGACTAAAATGGAACTTGACGAAGTTGTAAGACAGGAGCAGGATTCTGGCATCCTTGCCAATGCAACGGTCTTGCGCGAGGCCTTATCCAATGGGATGCACGATGCTTTTAAATTTGATTTAAACGATTTTAAAGATATCGTTAGACTTATTGATGGTCATGACATTATGGATGCCATTAATGATGCATACAGTAGTTTAGGTAATGAGGAAACGGCCATTATTGTGAGAAGCAATAAAAGAGCTAACCTTTATAATCAGCAAATACGAAATAGAATTTTATTTAATGAGAATGAACTCTGTGCTGGCGATTATTTAATGGTGGTGAAGAACAATTACTTTTGGATAAAGCCTACAACCGAAGCTGGTTTTATTGCCAATGGCGATATTATTGAAGTGCTTGAAATTTTTAGCATTCAAGAAATTTACGGTTTTCGCTTTGCGGAAGTTAAAGTACGGATGGTAGACTACCCAAAAATGAGCACCTTTGAAACGGTACTGTTATTAGATACCATTGATGCCGAAACCCCTTCATTACCATATGAGGAATCCAATAGATTGTATCAAGAAGTCATGAAAGACTACGAAAATGAAACGAGCAATTATCGTAAATTTTTAAAAGTGAAAAGTAATAAGCATTTTAATGCCTTACAAGTAAAGTTTTCTTATGCCATGACCTGTCATAAATCACAAGGTGGGCAATGGGATACTGTTTTTGTCGAACAACCGTATTTGCCAAATGGTATAGATAAAGACTATTTACGATGGCTCTATACCGCAGTTACCAGAGCCAAAGAAAAGTTGTATCTTATTGGCTTTAATGACGATTTTTTTGAAGAATAA
- a CDS encoding CatA-like O-acetyltransferase encodes MKVLDINTWNRKAHFHHFSALSDPYFGVTIPFDVTNAYKISKKNGISFFGRYLHDCLKALNDIENFRYRIEEGKVVIYDVIHASATLMRDDNTFGFSFIDFDNDLRIFINHLESEKRRIQNSTDLYPTKNGLDCIHCSALPWLNFTGHKEPVSGEVESVPKVAFSQVTHENNRMVMNVSINVNHALVDGYHVGLFSKKFQHYLNL; translated from the coding sequence TTGAAAGTATTAGATATAAATACATGGAATAGAAAAGCCCATTTTCACCATTTTTCAGCCTTGTCAGATCCGTATTTTGGAGTAACAATTCCTTTTGATGTGACCAATGCTTATAAAATTTCAAAGAAAAATGGCATCAGTTTTTTTGGAAGGTATTTGCACGACTGTCTAAAAGCGCTAAACGATATAGAAAATTTTAGATACAGAATTGAAGAGGGCAAAGTGGTTATTTACGATGTTATCCACGCATCTGCCACCTTAATGCGTGACGATAATACTTTTGGGTTTTCATTTATTGATTTTGATAATGACTTAAGGATCTTTATAAACCACTTAGAATCTGAAAAAAGACGCATTCAAAATTCAACAGATTTATATCCAACAAAAAATGGGCTGGACTGTATTCATTGCTCTGCATTACCTTGGTTAAATTTCACCGGTCATAAAGAACCTGTTTCTGGTGAGGTTGAATCTGTGCCAAAAGTTGCTTTTAGTCAAGTAACACATGAAAATAATCGTATGGTCATGAACGTATCGATCAATGTAAACCATGCTTTGGTTGATGGCTATCACGTCGGTTTATTTTCTAAGAAATTTCAACACTATTTAAATCTATAA
- a CDS encoding DUF4738 domain-containing protein: MKNLIIIIFLIYTFSIMNCDGRYRSQKSHQQVLVDNKLFDSFSKQVQYIPEGYSEIVTDTILNNGYQIKMNYHSIETDYVLEENQTLNQIETAHHYKDFEAHLMVLKDDHLLINTLIDKSDFNKFENPSFWKKAIMQFLWVDYARSENNTLYLNTSFCTPDNQVCKDFVIKINEIGNLEIDAINLDEHIL, translated from the coding sequence ATGAAAAATTTAATTATAATTATTTTTCTTATCTACACATTCAGTATCATGAATTGTGACGGCAGATATCGTAGTCAAAAAAGCCATCAACAGGTACTGGTTGATAATAAGTTATTTGATTCTTTTTCAAAACAAGTACAATATATTCCTGAAGGTTATTCTGAAATTGTTACAGATACCATCCTAAATAATGGCTATCAAATAAAAATGAATTATCACTCTATTGAAACGGACTATGTTTTAGAGGAAAATCAAACTTTAAATCAAATAGAGACCGCTCACCATTATAAAGATTTTGAGGCACACCTCATGGTTTTAAAAGACGACCATTTACTTATTAATACATTAATAGACAAATCTGATTTTAATAAATTCGAAAATCCATCTTTTTGGAAAAAGGCAATTATGCAGTTTTTATGGGTAGATTATGCACGCAGTGAAAATAACACGCTTTATTTAAACACTTCTTTTTGTACACCAGATAATCAAGTTTGCAAAGACTTCGTTATCAAAATAAACGAAATCGGCAACTTAGAAATAGATGCAATTAATTTAGATGAACATATACTTTAA